The following coding sequences lie in one Oncorhynchus gorbuscha isolate QuinsamMale2020 ecotype Even-year linkage group LG10, OgorEven_v1.0, whole genome shotgun sequence genomic window:
- the LOC124045403 gene encoding amphoterin-induced protein 1-like: protein MPYQAIQGHTRLYQAISGYTRPYQAIPGHIRPNQAIQGHIRPYQAISGHTRRYQAIPGHTRRYQAISGHTRRYQAISGHTRRYQAISGHIRRYQAISGHTRRYQAISGHIRRYQAISGHTRPYQAISGHIRPYQAYQAISGHIRPYQAIPGHIRPYKAISGHTRPYQAIPGHIRPYQAIPGHIRPYQAISGHIRPYQAISGHTRPSQAIPGHIRPYQAISGHIRPYQAISGHTRPYQAISGHTRPCQSRRPARALSICLCLCLCLCLCPPSPSASASASASASPSASASASPSPSPSLSRVQVQWALYLSLALLWYPSGAVASTLNCHKTCICASNIVSCSKMNLTTVPTGLPLYTAVLDLSYNDVSRLRAEWTTVKLIKLHNLLLSHNGLHFLSSEAFVYVKHLRYLDLSSNDLRQLDEFIFEPLGQLEVLLLYNNRISQIDRSAFQGLHSLQKLYLSQNMISRFPLELVKDKTRLEKLSLMDISSNRIKVPPIEELQVLPAWIKNGLYFHNNPLICDCSLYSLLAHWHIRRLNSALDFKDEYSCYLPGSQKSRVGVFDLNRDYMNCSTFYEADEEAWLGQTLILRCDTKHRDLSKTWVMPGDVVVTEGLNQTATVLPDGSLQIGPVKPEDSGTYTCYAVSEALNETLYVLLKVHNFTENGNGETLNTAYTTLVGCLTSVVLVLIYLYLTPCRCFCCPKKNHEDSIHSSMLSATPSHEDLVNNTDPRHVAFIDPKELGLGLNGKVNPNDGEGDQGEMDEEGGLLGKGRRKKSVAESISSVFSDTPIVV from the exons ATGCCATATCAGGCCATACAAGGCCATACCAGGCTATACCAGGCCATATCAGGCTATACAAGGCCATACCAGGCCATACCAGGCCATATCAGGCCAAATCAGGCCATACAAGGCCATATCAGGCCATATCAGGCCATATCAGGCCATACCAGGCGATACCAGGCCATACCAGGCCATACCAGGCGATACCAGGCCATATCAGGCCATACCAGGCGATACCAGGCCATATCAGGCCATACCAGGCGATACCAGGCCATATCAGGCCATATCAGGCGATATCAGGCCATATCAGGCCATACCAGGCGATACCAGGCCATATCAGGCCATATCAGGCGATACCAGGCCATATCAGGCCATACCAGGCCATACCAGGCCATATCAGGCCATATCAGGCCATACCAGGCATATCAGGCCATATCAGGCCATATCAGGCCATACCAGGCCATACCAGGCCATATCAGGCCATACAAGGCCATATCAGGCCATACCAGGCCATATCAGGCCATACCAGGCCATATCAGGCCATATCAGGCCATACCAGGCCATATCAGGCCATACCAGGCCATATCAGGCCATATCAGGCCATACCAGGCCATATCAGGCCATACCAGGCCATCTCAGGCCATACCAGGCCATATCAGGCCATACCAGGCCATATCAGGCCATATCAGGCCATACCAGGCCATATCAGGCCATACCAGGCCATATCAGGCCATATCAGGCCATACCAGGCCATGCCAG AGCAGACGCCCTGCCAGAgccctctccatctgcctctgcctctgcctctgcctctgcctctgccctccctctccatctgcctctgcctctgcctctgcctctgcctctccctctgcctctgcctctgcctctccctctccctctcccagcctgaGTAGGGTCCAGGTTCAATGGGCCTTGTACCTCTCCCTGGCCCTCCTCTGGTACCCGTCTGGGGCAGTAGCCTCAACCCTCAACTGCCACAAGACCTGCATCTGTGCCAGTAACATCGTGAGCTGTTCCAAGATGAACCTGACCACAGTGCCCACTGGCCTGCCTCTCTACACGGCCGTCCTGGACCTCAGCTACAACGACGTCTCCCGGCTGAGGGCTGAGTGGACCACGGTGAAACTCATCAAACTCCACAACCTCCTACTCAGTCACAACGGccttcacttcctctcctccgAGGCCTTCGTCTACGTCAAACACCTGCGCTACCTGGACCTGTCCTCCAACGACCTGCGACAGCTGGACGAGTTCATCTTCGAACCGTTGGGGCAGctggag GTGCTGTTGCTGTACAACAACCGTATATCTCAGATTGACCGCTCAGCCTTCCAGGGTCTCCACAGCCTGCAGAAACTCTACCTGTCCCAGAACATGATCTCACGATTCCCCCTGGAACTGGTCAAGGACAAGACCCGCCTGGAGAAACTCAGCCTGATGGACATCTCCTCCAACAGGATCAAG GTTCCACCCATTGAGGAGCTGCAGGTGCTGCCTGCCTGGATAAAGAACGGCCTCTACTTCCACAACAACCCTCTGATCTGTGACTGTAGCCTATATAGTCTCCTGGCCCACTGGCACATCCGCCGACTCAACTCAGCCCTGGACTTTAAAGACGAGTACAGCTGCTATCTCCCCGGGTCCCAGAAAAGCAGGGTGGGGGTCTTCGACCTCAACAGAGACTACATGAACTGTAGTACGTTCTACGAGGCGGACGAGGAAGCTTGGCTGGGCCAGACGCTGATCTTGCGCTGTGATACTAAACACAGAGATCTGTCTAAGACCTGGGTGATGCCTGGTGATGTAGTGGTGACGGAAGGCCTTAACCAGACAGCCACGGTGCTTCCTGACGGTAGTCTCCAGATCGGCCCGGTGAAGCCGGAGGACTCGGGGACGTACACATGCTACGCTGTGAGCGAAGCCCTCAACGAGACGCTCTACGTGTTGCTCAAG GTGCATAACTTCACGGAGAACGGCAACGGTGAGACCCTGAACACGGCCTACACCACCCTGGTGGGCTGCCTGACCAGCGTGGTCCTAGTGCTCATCTACCTGTACCTGACCCCCTGCCGATGCTTCTGCTGCCCCAAGAAGAACCACGAGGACTCCATCCACTCCTCCATGCTCAGCGCCACACCCAGCCATGAGGACCTGGTCAACAACACTGACCCAAGGCACGTGGCCTTCATCGACCCCAAggagctgggactggggctgaACGGGAAGGTGAACCCCAACGATGGGGAGGGGgaccagggagagatggatgaggagggagggttactggggaagggaaggaggaagaagTCTGTGGCTGAGTCTATTAGTTCTGTCTTCTCTGACACCCCCATAGTGGTCTGA